One stretch of Amycolatopsis sp. 195334CR DNA includes these proteins:
- a CDS encoding DNA alkylation repair protein — protein sequence MPTAEEMLSTAAVTELGRCLGEAAPELDLSALRAAPPALAGMSFSERGRFVRDAVLAGLPEDYAAFAAVVRTALADPRFTGWMIWPVTEAVAVRALPSDFEAGLDLLAELTPLLTAEFAIRSFLDADLDRALAKALEWTTHENEHVRRLASEGTRPRLPWARQVKAITRRPAAALPVLDALHRDESEYVRRSVANHLNDLSRLDPELCVRTAARWIGASPRLIRHGLRTLVKQGDPAALELLGFGPPAGLAVDGPRTPVAEVAIGEHLAFDFTLLNQGDAPLTLAIDYVVHHRKANGSLAPKVFKLTTRTLPAGAAATIERKHSFKPISTRVYHPGEHALELQINGQPFGRLPFRLTT from the coding sequence GTGCCGACCGCCGAAGAGATGTTGAGTACCGCCGCCGTCACCGAACTGGGCCGCTGCCTGGGCGAAGCCGCGCCGGAGCTGGACCTGTCCGCGTTGCGCGCGGCGCCGCCCGCGCTCGCGGGGATGAGCTTCAGCGAGCGCGGGCGGTTCGTCCGCGACGCGGTGCTCGCCGGGCTGCCCGAGGACTACGCGGCCTTCGCGGCGGTGGTCCGCACGGCACTGGCGGATCCGCGGTTCACCGGGTGGATGATCTGGCCGGTCACCGAGGCGGTCGCGGTGCGTGCGCTCCCGTCGGACTTCGAGGCCGGGCTGGACCTGCTGGCCGAACTCACCCCGCTGCTCACCGCCGAGTTCGCCATCCGGTCCTTTTTGGACGCCGACCTGGACCGCGCGCTGGCGAAGGCACTGGAGTGGACCACGCACGAGAACGAGCACGTGCGGCGGCTGGCCAGCGAGGGCACCCGGCCGCGGCTGCCGTGGGCGCGGCAGGTCAAGGCGATCACCCGGCGGCCCGCGGCGGCGCTGCCGGTGCTCGACGCGCTGCACCGCGACGAGTCGGAGTACGTGCGCCGCTCGGTCGCCAACCACCTCAACGACCTCAGCAGGCTGGACCCCGAGCTCTGCGTCCGGACCGCCGCCCGCTGGATCGGCGCCTCCCCGCGGCTGATCCGGCACGGCCTGCGCACCCTGGTCAAGCAGGGCGACCCGGCCGCGCTGGAGCTGCTCGGCTTCGGCCCGCCCGCCGGTCTCGCGGTCGACGGCCCGCGCACGCCGGTGGCCGAAGTCGCCATCGGCGAGCACCTCGCCTTCGACTTCACCCTGCTCAACCAGGGCGACGCCCCGCTGACGCTGGCCATCGACTACGTGGTGCACCACCGCAAGGCCAACGGCAGCCTGGCGCCGAAGGTGTTCAAGCTGACCACCCGCACGCTGCCCGCCGGAGCGGCGGCCACGATCGAGCGGAAGCACTCGTTCAAGCCGATCTCGACGCGCGTCTACCACCCCGGGGAGCACGCGCTGGAACTGCAGATCAACGGGCAGCCGTTCGGCAGGCTCCCATTCCGCCTCACGACCTAG
- a CDS encoding DUF6292 family protein, with protein sequence MSSLIDSDVEYRFNRGLRGYLEAVTAALGIGLESCTVDLDTPVSAYIAIDWRFTRFPGRDVALIWDEQHGWAATIEAGCGEDVIVLAYLGGDDVLPDPRQVVRFLAALRADDHSLGQPGPPAIRRPGNHGELLERLA encoded by the coding sequence GTGAGCAGCCTGATCGACTCCGACGTCGAGTACCGGTTCAACCGCGGCCTGCGCGGCTACCTCGAAGCCGTCACCGCCGCGCTGGGCATCGGGCTCGAATCGTGCACGGTGGACCTGGACACGCCGGTGTCCGCCTACATCGCCATCGACTGGCGGTTCACCCGGTTCCCGGGGCGGGACGTGGCGCTGATCTGGGACGAACAGCACGGCTGGGCGGCCACGATCGAGGCGGGGTGCGGTGAGGACGTGATCGTGCTGGCCTACCTCGGCGGGGACGACGTGCTGCCGGACCCGCGGCAGGTGGTGCGGTTCCTGGCCGCGTTGCGCGCGGACGACCATTCGCTGGGGCAGCCCGGCCCGCCGGCCATCCGGCGGCCGGGCAACCACGGTGAGCTGCTGGAGCGCCTGGCCTAG
- a CDS encoding DUF3040 domain-containing protein, which produces MLSHDDREQLKKIEEWFEAAEPALAASFRRIGDRRRFRIGKVLPVCVDVLAGFLLTLAVITANATLVLAGMLALVIGVGLHLARHLPADQS; this is translated from the coding sequence ATGCTGAGTCACGATGATCGCGAGCAGTTGAAGAAGATCGAGGAGTGGTTCGAGGCCGCCGAACCCGCCCTGGCCGCCTCCTTCCGCCGCATCGGCGACCGGCGCCGGTTCCGCATCGGCAAGGTCCTGCCGGTCTGCGTGGACGTGCTCGCCGGTTTCCTGCTCACCCTGGCCGTGATCACCGCCAACGCCACCCTGGTGCTGGCCGGCATGCTCGCCCTGGTGATCGGCGTCGGCCTGCACCTCGCCCGCCACCTTCCGGCCGACCAGTCCTGA